The following proteins come from a genomic window of Candidatus Leptovillus gracilis:
- a CDS encoding Asp23/Gls24 family envelope stress response protein: protein MSEVKESLGRIEVAPGVLATIAQYAAMRVDGVTKMAPIPPDVARLFRREVKQDGILLEIGEQNQVKIDIYVIMDPQVNIMEASRRIQAAVLEAVDTMVGIPVEAINVHVEDVIYAQE, encoded by the coding sequence AAGTTGCGCCAGGCGTGTTGGCTACCATCGCCCAATATGCGGCGATGCGGGTGGATGGCGTCACCAAAATGGCCCCTATTCCGCCAGACGTGGCCCGCCTGTTTCGCCGCGAAGTGAAGCAAGATGGCATTTTGCTGGAGATTGGCGAGCAAAATCAGGTAAAAATTGATATTTACGTTATAATGGACCCGCAGGTTAACATCATGGAAGCCAGCCGCAGGATACAGGCGGCTGTCCTGGAAGCGGTTGACACGATGGTCGGCATTCCGGTAGAAGCGATTAACGTCCACGTTGAGGACGTCATTTATGCTCAGGAGTAA
- the nusB gene encoding transcription antitermination factor NusB: protein MKTRRRARRVTLETLYEYDIASHPPGVILQQRLEDQPMEKAGVDFASHLVQGTITHLEEMDILISRYAPEWPLDQMAVIDRNILRIAIFEFLIDGETPVKVAINEAVELAKTYGSDSAPRFINGVLGTLADKIPALRQELLLAVPE from the coding sequence ATGAAAACAAGACGACGCGCGCGCCGCGTAACCCTTGAGACTCTTTACGAATATGATATAGCCAGCCATCCGCCGGGCGTGATTCTGCAACAACGGTTAGAGGATCAACCGATGGAAAAAGCGGGCGTGGACTTTGCTTCGCACCTGGTGCAGGGAACCATCACCCATCTGGAAGAGATGGATATACTTATCTCCCGCTATGCCCCGGAATGGCCGCTGGACCAGATGGCGGTGATTGATCGCAATATTTTGCGCATCGCCATCTTTGAATTTTTGATTGATGGGGAAACGCCGGTGAAGGTAGCCATTAACGAGGCGGTAGAGCTGGCGAAAACCTATGGCTCAGACAGCGCCCCTCGTTTTATCAATGGCGTTTTAGGTACATTGGCCGATAAAATTCCCGCGCTGCGTCAGGAACTGCTGCTGGCCGTGCCGGAGTAG
- a CDS encoding serine hydrolase, producing the protein MSLTPTKARGWDDDGLVSTAVDLAKFVPALAGRQLSGANAGFTHLTTDMDNGVGYGPGVMQRETPWGTLWGYEGSTTGFSGSMWYLPDSKITIIALANQQAAAPALTKLVDDVLALVALVAGE; encoded by the coding sequence GTGTCCTTGACGCCCACGAAGGCAAGGGGCTGGGACGATGACGGGCTGGTCTCTACGGCCGTAGACCTGGCGAAATTTGTCCCGGCGCTGGCCGGCCGCCAACTCTCCGGGGCCAACGCCGGTTTCACCCACCTGACCACCGACATGGATAACGGCGTGGGTTACGGGCCAGGTGTCATGCAGCGAGAAACGCCCTGGGGCACACTGTGGGGTTACGAAGGCAGCACCACTGGTTTTTCCGGCAGCATGTGGTATTTGCCAGACAGCAAGATCACGATCATCGCCCTGGCGAACCAACAGGCGGCTGCTCCGGCGCTGACCAAGTTGGTGGATGATGTGTTGGCGCTGGTGGCGCTGGTGGCCGGGGAATGA
- a CDS encoding beta-lactamase family protein — MEGPGVGKQLFAAGLADVESGQAMRSDALFRIGPLTQPFTSTLIMQLIEEGAVSLDDTLDKWLPAEMLAQLGNGRAATIGQLLTMRSGIPDYAQNPDFQAAYAANPAYAWTPAEVVAYADGPAEFAPGAGFALSNTNYVLLQMVAEAITGETLAYSVRERFLYRLDLDETYLERAEDLPEGHVPGYQGNSRVLDAHEGKGLGR; from the coding sequence GTGGAAGGGCCGGGCGTAGGCAAGCAGCTATTCGCCGCCGGGCTGGCCGACGTGGAGAGCGGTCAGGCTATGCGCAGCGACGCCCTCTTCCGCATCGGGCCGCTGACGCAGCCCTTCACCAGTACGCTGATCATGCAGCTTATCGAAGAAGGGGCCGTGTCGCTGGACGACACGCTGGATAAATGGCTGCCGGCGGAGATGCTGGCGCAGTTGGGCAACGGCCGTGCCGCCACCATCGGCCAGCTCCTCACCATGCGCAGCGGCATCCCCGATTACGCCCAAAACCCAGACTTCCAGGCCGCCTACGCCGCCAACCCCGCCTATGCCTGGACGCCGGCGGAGGTAGTGGCCTACGCCGATGGCCCCGCCGAATTTGCCCCCGGCGCGGGTTTCGCCCTTTCCAACACCAACTACGTTTTGCTGCAAATGGTCGCCGAGGCCATCACCGGCGAAACATTGGCCTACAGCGTTCGCGAACGCTTTCTCTACCGCCTGGACCTGGATGAGACGTATCTGGAGCGGGCCGAAGACCTGCCGGAAGGTCACGTACCCGGCTACCAGGGGAACAGCCGTGTCCTTGACGCCCACGAAGGCAAGGGGCTGGGACGATGA
- a CDS encoding transglycosylase domain-containing protein, with amino-acid sequence MRLLIWLVQLSLLALLLAVVAGIGGYIFLNQQLAGAIEQVTTYRGSGAGGTPRFYDRNGNLLFELTTTEKRRWLTYSEIPRVIIQATVAAEDDTFWTNPGVDVAANVAALVRNYRNPDGRPVGASTITQQLVRHIAFTYEERIAVSYQRKLREMFLAFILTQQRSKEAIIQMYLNEIYYGNLAYGIEAAAQTYFGKAAADLTLAEAAFLAGLPQSPYELDPYSNWEGAKARQAFILDLMLDEGYISYIDAEVGKGAPLTLAPLIPVQEQAAEAVLEAPHFVLYAQNELEQRYGADALIKGGWQVTTSLDLDLHKLAEQAAREGVAANAAHDVGNGAVVALKPATGEILAMVGSLDYFNEAIAGQVNVSLRPRQPGSAIKPITYAAALARGWTTADVLWDVPIKLDLGGGQMMTPVNYDGRYRGPVLFRDALANSYNIPPIQLLRDVGLPTFIATARSMGIESFREDPSYYGLAITLGGGEVPLLELTHAYATLANMGQKPRLTSILRITDSRGNVVYDAQRDRTPPVKALDPRIAYIISDILDDDKARLPAMGGGNALELPFPAAVKTGTTTDFRDAWAVGYTPGVVVGVWLGNSDGRPMRDLPGLRSSAVVWNRIMQAIYADEGMMGSLLVDGRYPPTAFTQPAGLEAKQVCLPQGTGGTRCTASRVDLFLVGAPQHGIASIQYNTNASANPGAWTLVTQPLRVEDAQKVTLSDLADGTKAPRPTECVVNSARASDSAARLYLPPPPHYPDEVRARLWAQGAGYRIAPATVCPLGYASAAGSGAAAPTDDGRINSSSGAPVAAPASGNYYILAPSAGSTVRGLVMVHGTAVLDSGQTYLVEISSGAAGGWTAVNPTPQDRAVTNGTLAQLQADAFPPGDYTLRLSLYRADGSLAGEPHLVPIVIGS; translated from the coding sequence GTGCGCCTGCTCATCTGGCTGGTGCAGTTGAGTTTGTTGGCGCTGCTGTTGGCGGTCGTCGCTGGGATTGGCGGCTATATTTTCCTCAATCAGCAGCTGGCCGGGGCCATCGAACAGGTGACCACTTACCGGGGTTCCGGGGCCGGGGGCACGCCCCGCTTTTACGACCGCAACGGCAATTTGCTGTTTGAGCTGACCACCACCGAAAAGCGGCGCTGGCTGACCTACAGCGAAATTCCGCGTGTCATCATCCAGGCCACCGTGGCCGCCGAAGACGATACCTTCTGGACCAATCCCGGCGTAGATGTGGCCGCCAACGTCGCCGCCCTGGTACGCAACTATCGCAACCCAGACGGCCGTCCTGTGGGCGCCAGCACCATCACCCAACAGCTTGTACGCCACATCGCCTTCACCTACGAAGAGCGCATCGCCGTCAGTTACCAGCGCAAACTACGCGAGATGTTCCTGGCCTTCATCCTCACCCAACAGCGCAGCAAAGAGGCCATCATCCAGATGTACCTCAACGAAATCTACTATGGCAACCTGGCCTACGGCATCGAAGCCGCCGCCCAGACCTATTTTGGCAAAGCGGCCGCAGACCTGACTCTGGCCGAAGCCGCTTTCCTGGCCGGGCTGCCGCAGTCGCCCTACGAACTAGACCCATACAGCAATTGGGAAGGAGCCAAAGCGCGGCAGGCGTTTATCCTCGATTTAATGCTCGATGAAGGCTATATCAGCTATATAGACGCCGAAGTCGGCAAAGGCGCGCCGCTGACGCTGGCGCCATTGATTCCAGTGCAAGAGCAGGCAGCCGAGGCAGTGCTGGAAGCGCCCCATTTTGTCTTATACGCCCAAAACGAATTGGAACAGCGTTATGGGGCCGACGCCCTGATCAAAGGCGGTTGGCAGGTGACCACCAGCCTGGATTTGGACCTGCACAAACTGGCCGAGCAGGCGGCGCGCGAGGGCGTGGCCGCCAACGCCGCCCACGACGTCGGCAACGGCGCGGTGGTGGCGCTTAAACCGGCCACCGGCGAAATTTTGGCGATGGTGGGCAGCCTGGACTATTTTAACGAGGCCATCGCCGGGCAGGTGAACGTGTCGCTGCGGCCGCGGCAGCCGGGCAGCGCCATCAAGCCCATCACCTATGCCGCGGCGCTGGCGCGGGGCTGGACCACCGCCGACGTACTTTGGGATGTGCCCATCAAGCTGGATTTGGGTGGCGGGCAGATGATGACGCCGGTGAATTACGACGGCCGTTACCGCGGCCCCGTGCTCTTCCGCGACGCCCTGGCCAACAGCTACAACATCCCGCCCATCCAACTGCTGCGCGACGTAGGCTTGCCCACGTTTATCGCCACCGCCCGTTCGATGGGCATCGAATCGTTCCGCGAAGACCCCAGCTATTATGGCCTGGCTATCACTCTGGGCGGCGGCGAAGTGCCCTTGCTGGAACTGACCCACGCCTACGCCACCCTGGCGAACATGGGGCAAAAACCACGCCTCACCAGCATCCTGCGCATCACTGACAGCCGGGGCAATGTGGTCTACGACGCCCAACGGGACCGCACGCCGCCGGTGAAGGCCCTGGACCCGCGCATCGCCTACATCATCAGCGATATTTTGGACGACGACAAAGCGCGGCTGCCAGCCATGGGCGGGGGCAACGCCCTGGAACTGCCCTTCCCGGCGGCCGTCAAAACGGGCACGACGACCGATTTCCGCGACGCCTGGGCGGTGGGCTACACGCCGGGCGTGGTGGTGGGCGTCTGGCTGGGCAATTCCGACGGCCGTCCCATGCGTGATTTGCCCGGTTTACGCAGTTCGGCGGTGGTCTGGAACCGCATCATGCAGGCCATTTACGCCGACGAGGGCATGATGGGCAGTTTGCTGGTAGACGGCCGTTATCCACCCACCGCCTTCACCCAACCGGCCGGGCTGGAAGCCAAACAGGTATGCCTGCCGCAGGGAACCGGCGGAACGCGCTGTACCGCCTCGCGGGTGGACTTGTTTCTGGTGGGCGCGCCGCAGCACGGCATCGCCAGCATCCAATACAACACCAACGCTTCGGCCAATCCGGGGGCCTGGACGCTGGTAACGCAGCCGCTGCGGGTCGAAGACGCGCAAAAAGTCACCCTCTCCGACCTGGCCGACGGCACAAAAGCGCCGCGCCCGACCGAATGCGTGGTCAACAGCGCCCGCGCCTCCGACAGCGCGGCGCGGCTCTATTTGCCGCCGCCGCCCCACTATCCAGACGAGGTACGCGCCCGGCTGTGGGCGCAGGGCGCGGGCTATCGCATCGCCCCGGCCACCGTCTGCCCGCTGGGTTATGCCAGCGCCGCCGGCAGCGGCGCGGCCGCGCCGACGGACGACGGCCGTATCAACAGTTCATCGGGCGCGCCGGTAGCCGCCCCGGCCAGCGGCAATTATTACATCCTGGCCCCCTCGGCCGGTTCGACGGTGCGTGGGTTGGTGATGGTGCATGGCACGGCCGTGTTGGATTCCGGCCAGACGTATCTGGTGGAAATTAGCAGTGGGGCAGCGGGCGGCTGGACGGCCGTGAACCCCACCCCCCAAGACCGCGCCGTCACCAACGGCACCCTGGCCCAACTCCAGGCCGACGCCTTTCCCCCTGGCGATTACACCCTGCGCCTCTCTCTCTACCGCGCCGACGGCAGTTTGGCCGGCGAACCGCATCTGGTCCCCATTGTGATTGGCTCCTGA
- a CDS encoding ISAs1 family transposase produces the protein MRIEIPPVYTIFDSIPDWRKAKGKRYGLKNLIEFIVLAILCGKNSARAASRWGKHLPAGVKKRLGIELERHPSPAMLCRVFWHIEATVLETRIREWATQVHQQLVLAGLVRGVAVDGKSIRRAASLGSPNAFLVAAVCHQLRFVLNQVAVADKTNEITCVPTLLEHLLLKGLVITVDALLTQQQIATQIRRAGGHYVMYVKGNQPKCFRHWSNCLRHPAALA, from the coding sequence ATGCGAATCGAAATTCCACCTGTGTACACTATTTTTGACTCAATTCCTGATTGGCGCAAGGCAAAAGGGAAAAGGTACGGCTTGAAGAATTTGATCGAGTTCATCGTTTTGGCTATCTTGTGCGGGAAGAACAGCGCCCGGGCTGCGTCTCGCTGGGGAAAACACCTTCCGGCAGGCGTGAAAAAGCGGTTAGGTATCGAACTGGAGCGCCACCCTTCACCAGCTATGTTATGTCGTGTTTTCTGGCACATAGAAGCGACGGTACTCGAAACGAGAATCAGAGAGTGGGCCACCCAGGTGCATCAACAACTTGTCCTGGCCGGCCTGGTTCGTGGGGTAGCCGTGGACGGCAAAAGCATTCGTCGGGCCGCTTCCTTGGGTAGTCCCAATGCCTTTTTAGTGGCGGCTGTTTGTCACCAACTGCGTTTTGTCCTCAACCAGGTCGCTGTGGCTGACAAAACAAACGAAATCACCTGTGTCCCTACCTTGCTGGAACATTTGTTGCTCAAAGGGCTGGTTATCACCGTCGATGCCCTGTTAACGCAACAACAGATTGCTACCCAGATTCGGCGAGCAGGGGGGCATTATGTGATGTATGTCAAAGGCAATCAGCCCAAATGCTTCAGGCACTGGTCCAACTGTTTACGCCACCCCGCCGCCCTGGCGTAG
- a CDS encoding transposase: MSETHPTGSKTQQNHGNYCLWGQPSLSAAEASPDEIIEITRDHWAAIENGLHWVRDVVMGEDASTTRQPGAPQVRAAFRNIAISLVRLSGFDSVTESIDAFSADPYKALDTMGL, translated from the coding sequence TTGTCTGAAACGCACCCGACAGGAAGTAAAACCCAACAAAACCACGGAAACTATTGTCTATGGGGTCAGCCGTCGTTGTCAGCGGCTGAGGCATCACCGGATGAAATTATCGAGATAACCCGCGACCATTGGGCGGCGATTGAGAATGGTCTCCACTGGGTCAGGGATGTTGTTATGGGCGAGGATGCTTCCACTACTCGTCAACCGGGTGCACCACAAGTGCGGGCGGCCTTTCGCAACATAGCCATTAGTCTCGTCCGGTTGTCCGGCTTCGATTCGGTTACTGAATCGATTGATGCTTTTTCTGCTGACCCATACAAAGCCCTGGATACCATGGGGCTTTGA
- a CDS encoding DMT family transporter, protein MTISKPRISPVLALAVGILAVSSGSILARLAQAENVPSLVIAAGRTAVAALILLPILLTRHRDEVRQLTPADWRLALLSGLLLAVHFATWISSLAYTSVASSTVLVSTSPLWVAVAAPFVLDERFTRPLKIGMGLALLGSLIISLGGNVGLVDGRLVVNVAAADGAAGRPLLGSSLALAGAIAAAGYLLIGRKLRARLSLVGYITLVYTTAALCLILVVYLSGGSLLGYSARAYWLLLLMGLGPQLMGHSSFNYALAYLPAAIVGATTFAEPIGASILALLIFGEVPGPLVILGGLFVFAGLLTASRRP, encoded by the coding sequence GTGACAATCTCTAAACCCCGCATTTCCCCTGTTCTGGCTCTGGCCGTCGGCATTCTGGCCGTCTCCTCCGGCTCCATCCTGGCGCGGTTGGCCCAGGCGGAAAACGTGCCCTCGCTGGTCATCGCCGCCGGCCGCACGGCCGTCGCCGCCCTCATCCTGCTGCCCATCCTGCTCACCCGCCACCGCGACGAAGTGCGCCAGCTAACGCCGGCCGACTGGCGGCTGGCGCTGCTGTCTGGCCTGCTGCTGGCGGTTCATTTTGCCACCTGGATCAGCTCGCTGGCCTACACCTCGGTCGCCAGTTCCACCGTGCTGGTCTCCACCTCGCCGTTGTGGGTAGCGGTGGCCGCCCCCTTTGTGTTGGACGAACGCTTCACCCGGCCGTTAAAGATCGGCATGGGCCTGGCGCTGTTGGGCAGCCTGATTATCAGCCTGGGCGGGAATGTGGGGTTGGTAGACGGCCGTCTGGTCGTCAATGTGGCGGCGGCAGATGGGGCGGCAGGACGGCCGTTATTGGGCAGCAGTCTGGCGTTGGCCGGGGCCATCGCCGCCGCCGGCTATCTGCTCATCGGTCGCAAACTGCGCGCCCGGCTGTCGCTGGTGGGTTACATCACCCTGGTCTACACCACCGCCGCCTTGTGCCTCATTCTGGTTGTTTATCTCAGCGGCGGCAGCCTGTTGGGTTACAGCGCCCGCGCCTATTGGCTGCTGCTGCTCATGGGTTTGGGGCCGCAGTTGATGGGCCATTCCTCCTTCAACTACGCCCTGGCTTATCTCCCGGCGGCCATCGTCGGCGCGACCACCTTCGCCGAACCCATCGGCGCATCTATCCTGGCCCTGCTGATATTTGGCGAAGTACCCGGACCCCTGGTAATCTTAGGTGGATTATTCGTCTTCGCCGGCCTGCTAACCGCCAGCCGACGCCCATAA
- a CDS encoding proline--tRNA ligase → MKLSQSFGKTLREAPADAELASHQLLIRANFVRPIGAGIYTFMPLGYRVIRRIWQIMAEEMEAIGGQEMWMPNLHPAALWQATGRWDTVDVLMKVKAGGGREYALSATHEEVITDLCLREIESYRDLPRMVYHISKKFRDEARARGGLLRLREFIMKDAYSLDTGEAAFDAYYPRMIQAYDNIFARCGAPAVAINADTGAMGGKTSHEFVVPHADGEDTYIACTNCDYAANVEAAEFVREGEKPAELATLTKVATPDCKTIADVAAFVGAPASQTLKAVFYWWTPLGGDDGRFLFLLVRGDLEINEVKLRNALGGGGLRPATDDEIRAAGAEPGYASPVGLAVAAAPDQPGLLVLADLSIEAGGNFVVGANDAGYHYTGANYPRDFTVTQLADVAQADSGHACPRCGGRIEARRCVEVGHCFKLGVRYSLPTGANYLDENGRPQPIFMGSYGIGLDRLMATIVELHHDADGIIWPESVAPFHVHLLHIGKGDEVRLAADHLYDELRAAGIRVLYDDREASAGVKFKDADLIGLPWRVTVGAKGLSENRLEVKRRDQSERVAVPWPDLISYLRSLSM, encoded by the coding sequence ATGAAACTCTCACAATCCTTCGGAAAAACTCTGCGCGAAGCCCCAGCCGACGCCGAGCTGGCCAGCCATCAACTGCTCATCCGCGCCAACTTTGTGCGGCCCATTGGCGCGGGCATCTACACCTTCATGCCTCTCGGCTACCGCGTCATCCGCCGCATCTGGCAGATCATGGCTGAGGAGATGGAGGCCATCGGCGGCCAGGAGATGTGGATGCCCAATTTGCACCCGGCGGCGCTGTGGCAGGCCACCGGCCGTTGGGACACCGTAGACGTGCTGATGAAGGTGAAGGCGGGCGGCGGCCGTGAATACGCCCTCTCCGCCACCCACGAAGAAGTCATCACCGATTTGTGCTTGCGCGAAATTGAAAGTTACCGCGACCTGCCGCGCATGGTCTACCACATCAGCAAAAAGTTCCGCGATGAGGCGCGGGCGCGCGGCGGGCTGCTGCGCCTGCGCGAATTTATCATGAAAGACGCCTACAGCCTGGACACCGGCGAAGCAGCGTTCGACGCCTATTATCCGCGCATGATTCAGGCTTATGACAACATCTTCGCCCGCTGCGGCGCGCCGGCCGTAGCCATCAACGCCGATACGGGGGCAATGGGCGGCAAAACGTCGCATGAATTTGTCGTGCCCCACGCCGATGGCGAGGATACCTACATCGCCTGTACCAACTGCGACTATGCCGCCAACGTGGAAGCGGCCGAATTTGTGCGCGAGGGCGAGAAACCGGCCGAGCTGGCCACCCTGACAAAAGTGGCGACGCCGGATTGCAAAACCATCGCCGACGTGGCCGCTTTTGTCGGCGCGCCCGCCAGCCAGACGCTCAAGGCGGTGTTTTATTGGTGGACACCGCTGGGAGGGGATGACGGCCGTTTCCTTTTCCTCCTGGTGCGCGGCGATTTAGAGATCAACGAGGTCAAGCTGCGCAACGCATTGGGCGGCGGTGGCCTGCGCCCGGCCACCGACGACGAAATTCGCGCCGCCGGGGCCGAGCCAGGCTATGCCTCGCCGGTGGGTCTGGCCGTGGCTGCTGCGCCCGACCAGCCCGGCCTCCTGGTCCTGGCCGATCTGTCCATCGAGGCCGGCGGCAACTTTGTGGTGGGGGCCAACGACGCCGGTTATCACTACACCGGCGCCAACTACCCGCGTGACTTCACCGTCACCCAACTGGCGGATGTGGCTCAGGCGGACAGCGGCCACGCCTGCCCGCGCTGCGGCGGGCGCATTGAAGCGCGGCGCTGCGTGGAAGTGGGCCACTGTTTTAAGCTGGGCGTGCGCTACAGCCTGCCCACCGGGGCGAACTACTTGGATGAAAACGGCCGTCCCCAACCCATCTTCATGGGGTCCTACGGCATCGGGCTAGACCGGCTCATGGCCACCATCGTCGAGCTGCACCACGACGCCGACGGCATCATCTGGCCGGAAAGCGTCGCCCCTTTCCACGTCCATCTGCTGCACATCGGCAAGGGCGACGAGGTGCGCCTGGCGGCTGACCACCTGTATGACGAACTGCGCGCCGCCGGCATCCGTGTGTTGTATGATGACCGCGAGGCCAGCGCCGGGGTAAAATTCAAAGACGCCGACCTGATCGGCCTGCCCTGGCGGGTGACGGTAGGGGCGAAGGGGCTGAGCGAGAACCGGCTGGAAGTGAAACGGCGCGATCAATCGGAACGGGTCGCCGTCCCCTGGCCCGACCTGATAAGCTATTTGCGTTCTTTATCTATGTGA